A window from Actinomycetospora corticicola encodes these proteins:
- a CDS encoding nitrate/nitrite transporter yields the protein MTVQARSEGPVRGRWIDDWRPEDESFWQGGGKRVANRNLWFSVFSEHIGFSIWTLWSVLVLFMPNDAFGLDVAGKFFLVAMPTLVGSFLRLPYTMAVAVFGGRNWSIIAAALLLVPTILAAFIVQPGVSYTTLMVLAAIAGVGGGNFASSMTNINAFFPDRYKGYALGLNAGGGNLGVAVIQLLGLLILATAGGGVTGIRILLGIYIPLVVIATLCSAIFMDNLSTVRNDTGALKEATKEAQTWVISFLYIGTFGSFIGYSFAFGLVLQNQFGRTPLQAATLTFIGPLLGSLIRPVGGWLSDRIGGVRVTFWNFVAMAVSSLICIIASGQQSLGLFVVGFTLLFITSGIGNGSVYKMIPAIFRTKALAASESTGRDTDASLLWARRISGAVIGIAGAIGAFGGLLINLAFRQSFLTVKSGVPAFWAFLAFYAVCFVVTYLVYMRNAKAATDPKTGSTVSYASV from the coding sequence ATGACGGTGCAGGCCAGGTCCGAGGGACCGGTCCGGGGGCGGTGGATCGACGACTGGCGCCCGGAGGACGAGTCCTTCTGGCAGGGCGGCGGGAAGCGGGTCGCGAACCGCAACCTGTGGTTCTCCGTCTTCTCCGAGCACATCGGGTTCTCGATCTGGACCCTGTGGTCGGTCCTCGTGCTCTTCATGCCGAACGACGCGTTCGGGCTCGACGTGGCCGGGAAGTTCTTCCTCGTCGCGATGCCGACGCTCGTCGGGTCGTTCCTGCGCCTGCCCTACACGATGGCCGTCGCGGTGTTCGGCGGCCGCAACTGGTCGATCATCGCCGCGGCGCTGCTGCTCGTCCCGACGATCCTCGCGGCGTTCATCGTCCAGCCCGGCGTCAGCTACACGACGCTCATGGTGCTCGCGGCGATCGCGGGCGTCGGCGGCGGCAACTTCGCCTCGTCGATGACCAACATCAACGCGTTCTTCCCCGACCGGTACAAGGGCTACGCGCTCGGCCTCAACGCCGGCGGCGGGAACCTCGGCGTCGCGGTGATCCAGCTGCTCGGCCTGCTCATCCTCGCGACGGCGGGCGGCGGCGTCACCGGCATCCGCATCCTGCTCGGGATCTACATCCCGCTCGTCGTGATCGCCACGCTCTGCTCGGCGATCTTCATGGACAACCTGAGTACCGTGCGCAACGACACCGGTGCGCTCAAGGAGGCGACGAAGGAGGCCCAGACCTGGGTCATCTCCTTCCTCTACATCGGCACCTTCGGCTCGTTCATCGGTTACAGCTTCGCCTTCGGCCTCGTGCTGCAGAACCAGTTCGGCCGGACCCCGCTGCAGGCGGCGACCCTGACCTTCATCGGCCCGCTGCTCGGGTCGCTCATCCGCCCGGTCGGCGGCTGGCTCTCCGACCGCATCGGCGGGGTGCGGGTGACCTTCTGGAACTTCGTCGCGATGGCCGTCTCCTCGCTGATCTGCATCATCGCCTCGGGGCAGCAGTCGCTCGGCCTGTTCGTCGTCGGCTTCACCCTGCTGTTCATCACCTCCGGGATCGGCAACGGCTCGGTCTACAAGATGATCCCGGCGATCTTCCGGACGAAGGCCCTGGCCGCGTCGGAGTCGACGGGCCGGGACACCGACGCCTCCCTGCTGTGGGCACGCCGCATCTCCGGCGCCGTCATCGGGATCGCCGGCGCGATCGGCGCCTTCGGCGGCCTGCTGATCAACCTCGCGTTCCGGCAGTCCTTCCTCACCGTGAAGAGCGGCGTGCCGGCGTTCTGGGCGTTCCTCGCCTTCTACGCCGTCTGCTTCGTCGTGACCTACCTCGTCTACATGCGCAACGCGAAGGCGGCGACCGACCCGAAGACCGGGTCCACGGTCTCGTACGCGTCGGTGTAG
- a CDS encoding TIGR02569 family protein: MTAVARGSSAGASAAGEPEGPPVHVRTAFGVRDSVPRPRPHLPGPAWSCDGVLLRPVSDTVLAAWSAATLEELAGGGVDGIRLARPVRASDGRRVVSGWSACHDVAGEVRPRHDDVVAVSLRLHRATARLSRPRLVDDRDDILARADRAAFGEKTVPLDPETGGDLFAELARRRVSSTLPLQLVHGDLFGTVLFEGAGAGEDATPPAVLDLVPFWRPVEWAAAVVVVDALAWGGADAGIVGRWSHLQAWPQMLLHGLLFRLAVHAQHPACTKESLRGLEHAARVITELL; this comes from the coding sequence ATGACCGCGGTGGCTCGGGGATCGTCGGCGGGGGCGTCGGCGGCCGGCGAGCCCGAGGGTCCTCCGGTGCACGTCCGGACCGCCTTCGGCGTCCGGGACTCGGTACCGCGGCCCCGTCCGCACCTGCCCGGCCCCGCCTGGAGCTGCGACGGTGTGCTGCTGCGCCCGGTGTCGGACACCGTGCTCGCCGCCTGGTCGGCCGCGACGCTCGAGGAACTGGCCGGCGGGGGCGTCGACGGCATCCGGCTCGCCCGGCCGGTCCGCGCCTCCGACGGCCGCCGCGTGGTGTCCGGCTGGTCGGCCTGCCACGACGTCGCGGGGGAGGTCCGCCCGCGGCACGACGACGTGGTGGCGGTCTCACTGCGCCTGCACCGCGCCACCGCCCGGCTGTCCCGCCCCCGCCTGGTCGACGACCGGGACGACATCCTCGCGCGCGCCGACCGCGCGGCGTTCGGCGAGAAGACGGTGCCGCTCGACCCCGAGACCGGCGGCGACCTGTTCGCCGAGCTCGCCCGCCGTCGGGTGTCCTCGACGCTGCCGCTGCAGCTCGTGCACGGCGACCTGTTCGGCACCGTGCTCTTCGAGGGGGCCGGGGCGGGCGAGGACGCGACCCCGCCCGCCGTCCTGGACCTCGTCCCGTTCTGGCGGCCGGTGGAGTGGGCGGCGGCCGTGGTCGTCGTGGACGCCCTCGCGTGGGGCGGCGCCGACGCGGGCATCGTCGGTCGCTGGTCGCACCTGCAGGCGTGGCCGCAGATGCTGCTGCACGGCCTGCTGTTCCGGCTGGCCGTGCACGCCCAGCACCCGGCGTGCACCAAGGAGTCGCTGCGCGGGCTCGAGCACGCCGCCCGCGTCATCACCGAACTGCTCTAG
- a CDS encoding o-succinylbenzoate synthase: MGDLVTTTGGVELRAVPVALPMRVRFRGITVRETLLLAGPDGGWGEFCPFVEYDDDEAVPWLRCALESALGPAWPPPRRTRIPVNATVPAVDPEQAHRTVTASGAGTAKVKVAEAGQDPGEDLARVEAVRAALGPAGRIRVDANGGWPVDAAVTAIRALDRAAGGLEYVEQPCRTVEELAAVRRRVDVPVAADESIRRASDPMRVVEAEAADVAVVKVAPLGGVAASLRIAEAIGLPCVVSSAVESSVGLAAGLALAGALPELPYACGLGTTSLLAQDTVAASLVPDAGWLPVLPAAPTPVVGEAMSPDRATWWLDRVSRVLRLVDDR, encoded by the coding sequence GTGGGCGATCTCGTCACGACCACCGGCGGCGTGGAGCTCCGGGCGGTCCCGGTGGCCCTCCCGATGCGCGTCCGGTTCCGCGGCATCACCGTCCGGGAGACGCTGCTGCTCGCCGGTCCCGACGGCGGGTGGGGCGAGTTCTGCCCGTTCGTCGAGTACGACGACGACGAGGCCGTGCCCTGGCTGCGCTGCGCGCTGGAGTCGGCGCTCGGCCCCGCCTGGCCGCCCCCGCGACGGACGCGGATCCCGGTGAACGCGACCGTCCCCGCCGTCGACCCCGAGCAGGCGCACCGCACCGTCACCGCGTCCGGGGCCGGCACCGCGAAGGTGAAGGTCGCCGAGGCCGGCCAGGACCCGGGGGAGGACCTCGCCCGGGTCGAGGCGGTCCGCGCGGCCCTGGGCCCGGCCGGACGGATCCGCGTCGACGCCAACGGCGGCTGGCCGGTCGACGCGGCCGTCACGGCGATCCGCGCGCTGGACCGGGCGGCCGGCGGCCTGGAGTACGTCGAGCAGCCGTGCCGCACCGTCGAGGAGCTGGCCGCGGTGCGCCGTCGGGTGGACGTCCCGGTGGCCGCCGACGAGTCGATCCGCCGGGCGTCCGACCCGATGCGGGTGGTCGAGGCCGAGGCGGCCGACGTCGCGGTGGTCAAGGTCGCGCCGCTCGGCGGGGTCGCGGCGTCGCTGCGCATCGCCGAGGCGATCGGGCTGCCGTGCGTGGTGTCCTCCGCGGTGGAGAGCTCGGTCGGTCTCGCCGCGGGCCTCGCCCTCGCCGGGGCGCTGCCCGAACTGCCGTACGCCTGCGGGCTCGGGACGACGAGCCTGCTCGCGCAGGACACGGTGGCGGCGTCGCTCGTGCCCGACGCCGGGTGGTTGCCGGTGCTGCCCGCAGCCCCCACGCCCGTCGTCGGGGAGGCCATGTCCCCGGACCGGGCCACGTGGTGGCTCGACCGGGTGAGCCGGGTGCTACGCCTGGTCGACGACCGGTGA